A single region of the Sphaeramia orbicularis chromosome 6, fSphaOr1.1, whole genome shotgun sequence genome encodes:
- the LOC115421677 gene encoding UPF0183 protein C16orf70 homolog, with the protein MLDLEVVPERSLGNEQWEFSLGMPLAQAISILQKHCRIIKNVQVLYSEQTPLSHDLILSLTQDGIKLLFDATNQRLKVIEVYDLSKVKLKYCGVHFNSQAIVPTIEQIDQSFGATHPGVYNAAEQLFHLNFRGLSFSFQLDSWNEAPKYEIPHGAMVKRMHIYTGNNLQETRAPVMPLACFLGNIYAECVDVVRDWAGPLGLKLRLLTAGCGPGVMADAKVRSLERSIFFGDSCQDVLGALGSPHKVFYKSEDKMKIHSPSPHKQVPSKCNDYFFNYFTLGVDILFDSTTHLVKKFVLHTNFSWTLQLQHISSM; encoded by the exons ATGCTGGATCTGGAAGTGGTGCCTGAGAGATCACTAGGAAATGAGCAATGGGAATTCTCCTTAG ggATGCCATTGGCCCAGGCCATCTCCATTCTGCAGAAACACTGCCGCATCATCAAAAATGTGCAGGTGCTCTACAGTGAACAG ACTCCGCTCAGCCATGACCTCATACTCAGCTTGACTCAGGATGGGATTAAACTGCTGTTCGACGCCACTAATCAAAGACTCaag GTCATTGAAGTGTACGATCTAAGCAAAGTCAAGTTGAAATACTG TGGAGTGCATTTCAACTCTCAGGCCATCGTCCCCACAATCGAACAGATAGACCAGTCATTTGGAGCGACACACCCTGGAG TTTACAATGCAGCAGAGCAGTTGTTCCATCTGAATTTCCGTGGCCTGTCGTTCTCCTTCCAACTGGACTCATGGAATGAAGCTCCAAAATATGAG ATTCCACACGGGGCCATGGTGAAGCGCATGCACATCTACACCGGCAACAACCTGCAAGAAACAAG AGCTCCAGTGATGCCGTTGGCTTGTTTCCTTGGTAACATCTATGCAGAGTGCGTGGATGTGGTGAGAGACTGGGCGGGACCTCTGGGACTCAAACTCCGCCTCCTCACTGCAG GCTGTGGCCCTGGTGTGATGGCTGATGCCAAAGTCCGGTCCTTAGAGCGGAGCATCTTCTTCGGGGACTCATGTCAGGATGTGCTGGGCGCTCTGGGTTCACCACATAAAGTCTTCTACAAGTCAGAGGACAAG atgaagATCCACTCTCCGTCACCTCACAAACAGGTTCCTTCCAAATGTAACGACTACTTCTTCAACTACTTCACCCTGGGAGTG GACATCCTGTTTGACTCGACCACTCACCTGGTTAAAAAGTTCGTCCTCCACACCAACTTTTCCTGGACATTACAACTTCAACAT ATATCATCGATGTGA